The Alnus glutinosa chromosome 10, dhAlnGlut1.1, whole genome shotgun sequence DNA window ACAGGTAAAACTCCCATTAAGCTGCTCGTTTCAATCCCTATTGAAGAATCAACCAAATGAATGCAATGTACTTGCACCATACCAAAATACAAGCATATTGTGATCAGCTAAGAATAACACAGCATAAAAAAGGGCTTATTCCATTACTTAGTTGACCTTGGCATTGTAGGATACTGTATCTTTCCGAAGCCAGAAGTTAACGAGAAGAGAATCCAGAATAATCTACAGCAAATATTTATGTCAGTAATAACaaagataaatacaaaatataggTGAACAAAGAGATGAATAACCTGGTTTAAATGCGCTGCAACACAAGGAAGAACTAGCAAACCAGATTCACCAAACGCACCACCGAGCTGCTCCACAACAGCCACCATCACAGGCAGAGTTTTCTACAACACGGCAACACATCAAGCAGCCTCAACAATTTGTTTAAATGAGGAAACCTAGGTACTTACATGATACATGTTTGTTTGCTTGctaaagaaataattatttcctCAAATCAATAATCACCTGGCTGGCAACAAGTACAAGAGCACTGGCATTTTCTTTCTTGGAAAAAATGGATTTGCTACCAGCAGTGACAGCTGAGAGGCTCTGTATAGCAAGGGCATTAAATGCCAACAAGATAACATGCAGAAGTctgcagtaaaaaaaaaaaaaacaaattccacTTGTTAGTTTATGCTACTATATTAAAGCCCAAAAAGTTTGCAGTAACTGAAAATCGAGAGTGAGTGATTCAGATCTTAACTCATATCAAGTTAGGAGGATACATACACAAATTTAAGCATATATAGGAgtctcctatttataggaagcttaatagaaaattaacagaaaaaaaaaaaatgaaacttcaccatttcaaaatttccaagtattatatattttgaacatTATCTAAATAGCACCGATAGAGAACTAGATTGAAACCTATATGGTCGAACTCTGCCCCAATAGGCATGCAATGAGAAAGTATGGGTAGGCATAGTATCACCTACACACCCTATAGACTGGTCAATTGACAGCTGCATTATTGCTGCCCTAAAATTAAATGACAGATTATTTACATTTCATGGCAAGTTGATAACCTACAAACTGCTGTCAAGCAGGAAAACGAATTTACAAATAATATCATTAAGAAAGTAATAGATAAATGACACTCAAAtagtacaaaaaaaatatgagtgaAAAACATACGCCCCCATTCCAATAGCTATGAGAAAAACCGTAGGCTTAACCATCAATAGCAGTGACCTCGACCTACTCACTTGTATCCATGGTACCTAAACAACCATTAATGTTCAAATCATAATCACTACCAAACGCAAAAGACATGCATGTGTCCCATGCCAAACAAGTAAAATCTAGATGCCTACAGGAACCATTTTTGACAAGTAGAAAAATTTCCCAAGACATCTTGAAAAAATAGTTATGCAAAGGACTTGTATACCTAAGTATTTGCAAGAAAGTTCGGAACAAGTGTGATACCACCAGTTGTACATGAGTCATGAAAATTATGAGTAATTAGAAATCATTACTGCACATTTTATGAATTGGGAAAAGAGACATGGATATTGCTTATAAGTTATCAATCATAACAATTCCATATAATATGAGCAACATTAGAGAAGAATAGGCAAGAAATAGACAATTCTCCGGATAACTACAACGTAAACAACTATAAATTACATCACATTCCAAGTtacttgaaaatatatattgaagTTATTTTGTGAAGAGAATAACTATTAAGCAtgttttgtttagaaaattgaATACAAAAGACCAGTAGATGCAATACTTCCATCACaacattattcaattttataaaacaaaataatttactGGAAAAATACAAAGACagaaaagcaaaaagaagaCCATCATCTACAGctgaatatttaaaattaattaattgacaaaacaaaaagtaaaatgaatttttaaatcAAGCATTGGTGTTTTGCAATGCATTTAGAGATCTTTGTGGGATCAGAAAGGGAATATGGTTAGGATTTCATAAGGACCATAAGatatatgccaagaaaaaagcCTATAAACCTCAGCACTAAATGGCTGTATATCCGAACAAAAGCCCCGCACAATCAACCCAACATGTAAATTCCCGTAACAATTATTATTGTGAATGCAGCAACTAAAGTGATTATAATCATGAGATCACAATAAaatgaagaataaaaaagaaaactaagcaAGGTATAACACTTACTAGACTAAGAAAGAGTGCACTGAACTTCGAAAAGAGTTTGCGGTTTTGATCAACAAAGTCTGCCAGACCTGCAACTCGCATTTAATGAGGACTACAACAATTAGAAAGGTATTTAAGATCATCAGCATCTTCTAATATAACTTAGGTATACTAAAAACATGTCGAGATAGAAAAGTTGGAGGCAGGAAAGGACTAGTATTTTTCATAGAGGCATTTGGTAGAAGAAATGGAAACGCAGAAGGAAAGAGAGTTACTTATTTTAGCGACCAAAAGTACAAATATGTAAAATCATTTGCCATTCCCTGTCCCTCCCATTTTGGAGAGGATATGGGATACAGCTCCTCCCCCTCTTAAATTTTTCCCTTTCCTGTCATTCCAAACAGGGGAAAAACACCctccatcccccccccccccccccccccccaaccacCACAAACTTTCCTTGCTCTATTCTCCATTCTCTCCTATTCCTCTCCTGCCAAATTCACTTAATAGTATAAATACATTCTCACTGATCATCTTCTATTGTAACATATGTATAAGACAGTCCGCATGCACAATTTCACCCATCACAAAAAGGGCCATCAAAATtctgaaatagaaaaaaaaagataaaaactcaCCTTTAAAAGATTCTCGAAAGACCTGTTGAGCAAAACAGGTGAATTACTATTGGAAACAAGTCAAACACGACAATGAAGGTAAAAGACAATGATGTGATAGTACTTATCCAAAAACCAGATTCACATGCAAGAATTGAAGTTTGGCTCGTTTGTATCTCTCGATATAACAAGGAATTTATTGACAAAGAATATCTTTGAAATGCATAAAGAAACTACAAGATAGCGACTGCATATGGGAGAGAACAGCAGTAAAGTTTCCCAAACCAATAGAAATCATTGTATTTGGTGCTATTCAACAAACTGATGTTCATCCCATGTCTATCCTCGAGGTAGAAAGTCTTAACCTTCTATTCTAAAAATGGGACTCTCTCAGTTCCCTTGGTAGTTCCAAATAATGTTATAATCCCCTATCCACCTTCTACTTCATGGACCAAAACATTGTCAACATGGGAGGGAAATGAAACACTTTTGTCAAACAACTATCCAAGACATTATGTTTGTGCGTGTGTTTACTTGAAGGCAGTTATGTAACACGTACACACATGATAAAATGTATgccaacataacaaagttaaagacTACAGACATAGCAGAAATATAACAATTCAAGCAAACATCTTccataaagaaaacaaattctaaaaggttcaaattaattttcaaaaacaacACACATCATTGTAAGAGGTTTTTCCAACctgaaaattgtaaaataattgtaaCACCCTTTTAATTAAGCATGTTATGATAGGGTTTCCTCCAATTGAAACCCTTgttctaaattttcttttctttttttattagtagagagagagagagaaagaaaggagcTTTTTAAGCCACTCCTCCCCCTTCCCCTCTTCACCTCTTTCAATTTTccacaaagaaaaggaaaaggattaaaaaatgaataaattgtGTCATACGTGTCATATCAACCTTAGAGTCAACATGTatccaaaaacataaaattcgTATACTGCTGGATTGTGCATAGCACATCATATTGTATGTCAACTCAGTCACATCTGCTTTATAGCCACATCCATGATTCCTTGGGTGGCCATTACAAGAAAATTGCCATGTAGCTGACCCAAAGTGGTTGGATAAACCTTACTATACATGAGATGAAGTGTGTCCATAAAATGAACGATGCTCCAAGCTTATATAAGCTTAGATATATAATATAGTGGCAGTGTAAGAACTACTCCATATTCAACTCTAAGTAATTCCATAACGTAATGAGTATATATAGACAGTAGTCCAAGCTTCAATGTATTTGTCAAAAATTATGCCATAAAGAAATACAGTATACATTTATAACTGgaaattttatccaaaaatgATATCTATAACGCCTGTCATGCAAAGTTTACAATAAAAATTCTTAAGAAAGAACTTGTATTCACTTTCGGCTAATCATGGTAACCTATATGTGccaaaagattttttattttaattagtaaACTAAAAGTGCTCaaatttttattcatatttcaatatataaaaCCATTTTCACTTTCAGGAAACCAATTGAGAGCTTTCCATGATGTGCAAGTATCATATAATAAAAAGTCATTTCAGTTTGCATTTTGAAATGCTGATACTACAGGAATTACCATTTTTTAAGTGCAAGGAAATGGATAAGTTACCTTCCCCAAGATTAGTGGGACTAGAAGTGTGAGAACAAGACTCCTAAACAGCTGCTTAGTTGGAACAGATACACCAACTCCATCAGCAATgaattttgaaatagaaaatgGGACCTAAAAAGCAATATATCATTAGCCCagatatataaaataacacaGAAAAACTTTGATGTTAGCAGGTCATACTGACCCAAAATCACTGTATATAAAGAAGAAATTAATGACTACAAATGGAGAGAATATAAAGTCCAGTTGATCATGCTGAAACattgagaaaaaatatatatattttgctgcTTTTAATCCATATACAACTTCAAACCATATGAATATTGACatcaagaaacaaaacaaagacatCACCCCAGTTACGAGTTCCAACCAAGTATTGATTGccatagtaaaataaaaaattatacatacACAACTTAATTGCACGACTAATAACAATTTAAATTGTTCTTAAAAACATAATGGAAAAGAATATCACGAATTAGCAAGGACTTGATATTTAGTGGAATATTCCGCATGCAAagtaaaaatgaagaaaaataattcactCTCAGCAGACAAAAAGTTCTCCTATGGAAAGGGAGGGACATACCAAAACCCTCAGAAAGGACATTTGAGCCTCAGGAGGAGTTCCCAGGCATCTTTGATGTAATAACTCAGTgaaaggggggagggggaggagagagagaaagaaagaagaaaagagcatCTTTAGTGTGGAATTACTGTTATAACCAACTAGAACAACTTCAAGGACTGATGACAAGTAAATTTTGTTGGAGACACCAcaaggaaaagaacaaatagGCAAAATAGGATTATAAAGCAGAAAAATAGAAACAGTAAAAGAGGACAGAAGATTGAACTTCTTTCAAAGTATAACCAGATTGAACTTCTCATTTATCTGATAACACAGAGGCAACAAAAGAGGCTAGACCGAGTGATAACAGAAAATGGCTATGTCCCAAAACTTCTTTTTTGGCACCCCAAGTCTGGGTGCCCAAGTGCAAACACATAATGTAGACAACTtatatatcattaataaaacaacacaaaactaCAGTACTGCAATAACTATGCATGGCGAGCGCCAAATTAAAATTCAGACTGCACAACTACCAACATGTGTTATATGCATAATGATCAAAGACTGCAGTAAATTCTCCAAAGACTTTAAAATAGTTGTACACGCAGAAATGTATTAAAAGGGATGCTAGAGATCTGGCTCCTGCAACTCACCATTAAAATTCCTAACATATTAGATATCACTGTCATGGCAAGAGCAAGGGCGGAATTCCCTCCAGCAAGCTGCATTTGAGGAATGCAACATTCTGTTAATCTTCAAACCTAAATATGTAAAAATAAGACGAGGAAGGAGATAGTTAGGAAATTAGCAAACCTGAGTAAGTGCCACTCCACTTGATAATGTAGTTGGCATACAGCTAAATATAGCCAGTCCTGTATAACCAGAGAAACCACTGCATAGTTTGCAAATAAGGTGGAGACGATAATAAATTACTGCTTTCACAACTTTGTCAACTGCAAAGTTACTTAGAAACACAAGCATTTTTGAAATGCAGTAACCAGAGCTAAGAGCATTAACTGTTGAAGAAGGAAACTTCTGACATGCGTTATTTCCTATTATTGTAACATACAATAAGTGTATTTCAATAATATGTTGTAGGACTTTTCTATTACTTTTGTATGGGTACAAAACAGTGCAGTGGAATAAGACAATATTCCCttctatttcaaaacttttcgacttttttctttcagtttgGTATTAGAGCGGTTGTGGTTGGTTTTCGTTTCGTGCATGTGTCGCCTAGATTGGCAGACTCACGCTCAGTCTGCACTGGTCAATGGTCACCACAGAAGACCCACGTTCGAGATTCTTTGGGAAATCCTTTCGGGTGAGTTTGTGCCACCAGCATCACCGCTGCACCTGTGTCAatcaaaactttctcattctcgATCTGCTTGGTTGCGTGAAACGGATTGTATGTGGGTGAGGAGGCTTAGTCCTATTTTTCTCCTCCTGTGATTTCTCTTCAAGGGGAGACAGGTGAAGAAGAGAAATGCTCTATAGAtcctttacctttttttttatacgtaACTCTATAGATCCTTTACCTATAATGACAGATTCCTTATATGTACCTACGTTGCGAGAACAGGATGTTCCAGAATGTGATAGTCAACAACCACAGCAAAATGTTGGTGAGCAAGTTGAGTCACTTGTAGAGGGATTACAAGTTTATTCCAGACATCCAAGGAGTAAGACTATTCTTCAGCTTCTCAACCAAACATCAACTCTTGACTCAGGTAATAAAGGAATCAGATCTTGTACTCAACATTCCGTatctaattttgtttcttataaCAATCTTTCATTACCCTATCGTACTTTCTTTGCAAAACTATTCTGTGTCTATTTCCCAAAGTGTCCAGGACACACTTGAGGACCCAAAGTGGAGGGAAGCAATGCAGGAAAAGATTAGAGCTCtttataaaaataacacataCGACCTAGTTGAATTACCTAAAGGAAAGAAGGCAATAGGATTCAAATGGGAGTTTACAGTGAAACATAAAGCTGATGGTTCAGTCGAGAGATACACGGCTAAATTGGTTGTGAAAGGCTTCACGAAGACTTATGGGATAAACTATCAGGAAACATTTGCTCCAATGGCGAAGATGAACTCAATCGGGGTCGTACTTTCATTGACAACAATGGAAAGTGCATAAACTGAAAAGGCACCATTGTTGCCAATGAAAGTAACACCCATAAGTCTGTGTGAAGCATAAAAGAAGAGGTATACATGTAAAAAACGCATTTCTTCATGGAAACCTAGAGAAAGAGGCATACGTGGAGATTCGGCTTGGACTTCAAGATTCTTCAGTCAATGGTAAAGAGCGTAAACTGAAAAAAGGCACTGTATGGTTTAAAACAATCTCGTAGTGCGTAGTTTGAAAGATTTTCTTGGGCTATACAAAAGTGTAACAACAAGTAGAGCCAGGCTGATCACACATTGTTCATTAAATGGTCTATACAAGGGAAGGTAATTACTTTAATTGTTTATGTGGATGACAAACTACTGACCAAgaatgatgatgaagaaatgCAAGACTTAAGGAAAATATCTCGCCCATGAGTTTGAAATGAAAGACTTGGAaagtttgaaatattttcttggcatTTAGGTAGCTGGATGGAGACATGGGATATTCGTCTCTCAACGAAAATATGTACTTGATTGACTCAAGGAAACGGGAATGCTTGGATGTAAAACAGTTGACAACCCActagaagaaaacaagaagttAGAGGAGAGTGATGAAAGTTATCTAGTTGATAAAGGCAGGTATCAATGATTAGTTGGAAGATTAATATATTTGTCGCACACTTGTCCAGATATTGCCTATGATGTCAGTGTAGTGAACCAATTTAAGTACCCACCTCGGGAATCTCATATGGAAGTGGTTTACAAAATACTTCAACATTTGAAATCTTCACTGAGTAAGGGTTTTTGTTTGCCAAACATGATCACCAGAAAATAAAAGCTTACATAGATGTTGATTGGGCTGAGTCAGTCACAGATCGATGATCTACTTCAAGATATTGCACTTTTGTGAGAAGAAATCTAGTTATCTGGCGTAGTAAGAAACAATTAGTGGTTGCTAGATCAAGTACAAAAGCTGAATTTTGAGGCATGGCCCACAGAATATGTGCATTATTGTGGTTGAAATTTCTACTAAAAGAACTCAAATATGATTATAAGGATTCGATGAGATTATATTGCAAAATTAAGATTGCCATTAATATTGCTCGTAGCAAAATGTTGCACACACTCCCACTCCCACTCCCACTCCCACTCCCTTACGTGGCACTAAAAATCACCATTCGatccaaaatctaatagtgatccatccaaatctaatgataatttttagaGCCATATAACAAAGTGTGCATTTGGGAGTGTGAGAGTAAGTGTGTATCATTTCTTTTGCTCATAATCCTGTTCAGTAAGTTCGCACTAAACCCATTGAAATTGATAGACATTTCATCAAGGAAAAATTGTATGTAGGATTGATTTGTACACCTTATGTGAAGACGGGGAGGAcaaattgcaaatattttgacaaaGGGAGCGTCCAATAGTGCTCTTCATTCAGCATTGTGCAAGCTAGTCATGCGAAACATCTTTGCCTTAGCTTGAggggaagttttttttttttatgaataataatttattaaaaccGAAAGGTGCCCTTGAATACAAAAGAGGCTCCAAAACGAGCGGAAAACCCAAACCCTCCAACCCAAGAcccacaaacccaaaacccgacaaaccctcaaacccaaaccccACGGAACAGCAAAGCCCTAAAAGAAACCCCAAAGCCCTCAACGCTAAACAGCTTCAAATTTGTCTTTTCCCTGCCTATTGGATGCACCCTTTGTATCATAGTTGATGGAGCACTCCAAGTTTTGAATCTCCCGTTTACCCTTTACCTTCCGAGAGTTACACACAGCTTCTACTTGCACTGTGTTAGCTTAGGGGGAAGTGTTGAAGAAGAAAACTTATGACATGCGTTTATTTCCTATTATTACCTGATTTGATTAAACCTGTTTATTTCCTATGCAAGACCAAAGGTAGAGGGAGCTATTGAATCTGAAAATGTCCATTAACTACAGTGATGCAAGTGCGTCCTCTCGGCGAGGGAAAAGCAAGACTCACATGCTGTAGCGTTGAGTGCTTCATGTGGGtttcgggtttgagggctttAGGTCCTTgcgggtttgttgggtttctttttgtgggctggtttgcttattcctgtgtatacttcatgtgtactttgaagcaccttacactttttttaataaaatctttattacttatcaaaaaaatatacaataattttatttccatAATAGGTTGTAGgactttttttctatttagaATCTTGTAAGCATATGCTTACAACGCTTACAAGCATACACTTACAAGATTCTAAATATGAAGCAGTGCAGTGGAATAAGACTATTCCCTTCTTCTTTCTCCAAATTTTTCATCTTTGTCTTTCAACTTGAAGTTCAAAGATTAAAATTATGAACGTTTTAAGGTGCATTAAATGTAATAGAAAAATGCCTTCTAAGGTGCATACATGCATGCAGGAGCAGAACTACATGTAATGTCTgccccaaaattttaaaatttcctctaaattatttgttttttaatgagatagaccctccaaaattaattttttactccAAAAAGTCTTTTAGTTCCCCCTCCCCCAAAACCTAAAATTCTAGTTTTGTCTCTGAATGCAGGAACAAACATGTACATGCACAGAATGGTGAGCATTTGCATGCATATGAATCCATCATTGAAGATAAAAACAGTAAATCTTTCAATGAGTCAAAATTTTGGTAGTACTCATATTTTAAAGAAGCCACCAATAGATTCATATTTTCCAGTATCTGTCATGCTtaccaaacatcatgccaatTAAGATCAACAGCTGTATCATCCATAACATTGAAAATTGgagttaaaaaaagaagatgtgGACTTTATTATCTAATGGCAATGACAATGGATCAATTCGATATTTGACATGCATGTGGAAATGTAGGGAGCAAATAATCCTATAGTGgttttggaaaaatataaattgtacaaaagttgttgaTTGGTGTATACTAACTTAGTTTTACACCAGTGTCAACAGATATATTTGTGTGCGCGCGTGCACATGTGCATGTGTACTTACTATGTGTACAAATGTATAAGTTGTGTATGTGAACTTAAGTATGTTATGCATGTACTTTGTACCAATCctacaagaaaaataattacaatCGTCAAACCTGTAACAAATTCTTGGGGTTGCATCTGCATTTGCAGTATTGCTCTTGAAAAGTATGGAGAGATCATCAGAATGGACACCTGCAAAGAGAGGAGAAGCAAGAATTGATAACATATATACCAGTCCAGGTTATACAACAGTAAAATAGATACCAATGAATTGCGAATGTATACCAGTCCAGATAAGAAACCAATAAATTTCTAATGTTCAGCAATGACGCTACAGTAGAGCGGCGATGATGGGCAATAAACTATGTTGCCAACCACTTAACCATGAGAAGAAAGTAGGTTCCTTGCCAATGGCTGTTGGGCCAAATGGCAGCTCCACCCCCCATTAAGACTGGGATGGTGGATAAGGTTATGGGTTCAAGTCCCAGGGGTTGTGTGAGCGATTAGCATAAGGGAAAAACATAATTAAGGAAGTCGCAGGAGGTCAAGTCCCCAGTTAGGCAATTAGCTTGCAGCAGCAGCAAGCATCTGTTAACCAGTCTAAGCTGTAACGAGGTTATTCATAGATAGGCATCACACACAGAGTCCCTTAAAAATGGCAGTAAGTGATATATAAGATCGTCAAACAGGGGACCATGTAGAAACTTAGAAATGTAGGAATCTACAACATGCAGAGAATTGAATCTTGAATCAACTTAGATTTATAATCCATAAAGTGATTTCTATTACCATTTTTACCTCTATTTAATCTTATCAAATGTAAATAAGTTTCTTCACCTATTTATGCAACTTCAATAAGCATCAGCACCTTTCTATGGTTTCATATAATTACTAAGCAATATAAATGCATGTGTTAAGCTCCTACTAGTCACCTAATCAATAATACCTAATTTCATATCTTAtcatagtttttcttttagtttatccAATTGGTTGAATGTGTTTTTAATACTATTTCCCATTCTGTAGCATGTTCAAATATTGTCTTTATTGGCCAAGAATCCTTATACCTGCTACATAGCAAGAATCCTTATACCTGCCACATAACCTCAAAATAATGGTAATAGATAATTATAACCATAATCATCAAAAATGTTGAAACTCTGACCTATTGTTCTTAATCATCCTTAGTGCCCCTTAAGTCAAAATTATAAATACTATGGTTTTGTCATAGCAAAGACCACTCCTGCTTGTAAAAGTATCTAAAAATGTGGAGAAcgagttaatatatatatatatatatatatgaaggttAGCAACAACATTATTGATTGTTAACATTTGTAGTGCTAGTGATTTTACCCACTAATATGATGACCTGCTTTCCTAATTTTTTACAATATCACATCACATATTTAATAGTGCCCATAGTGTTATTATGGTACAAATGTACATGGTTTAAAGTGTTAAATATGATCATAGAATGTAATCCATCACAAGTAGTGTAAAAACTCTAAACAGATAAGATGTGAGTGAAATACCACcatccaaaataaaattttcttcattatttcttAGTGCCTGAAGGTACcattttttggataagtaattgGCCCAAGGGGAAGGTACCACTAAAATAGATTCATGCATATGATACAGAAAGGAAGTGTTGGAATAAGACTTTGATCCATTACCATAAGGCAGTTGCATAAAGGTATGGGAAACAATCAAAATTCTGTCCatgctacggaagcggttgctcaacaTTTTATATTCTTGGATAGCGCCACATCATTGTTTGagtgtctttacttttgtagactttttaaatttactttctGT harbors:
- the LOC133878863 gene encoding probable sodium/metabolite cotransporter BASS4, chloroplastic, with the protein product MRSTLCTFPMAGTLQTLILTPPSPQTLSFRLGTPRFPPNHGFFHSTSITFNHNRSIYRPIRALERSDERDGNGDKLNRVSGSASGLKWAKPLLNFVANNFLPVALVSGVALGLAYPSLGCLADRYSLSKFSTFGIFIISGLTLRSGDIGAAAEAWPVGVFGLVSILMISPYFSRAILQMQMQPQEFVTGLAIFSCMPTTLSSGVALTQLAGGNSALALAMTVISNMLGILMVPFSISKFIADGVGVSVPTKQLFRSLVLTLLVPLILGKVFRESFKGLADFVDQNRKLFSKFSALFLSLVPWIQVSRSRSLLLMVKPTVFLIAIGMGALLHVILLAFNALAIQSLSAVTAGSKSIFSKKENASALVLVASQKTLPVMVAVVEQLGGAFGESGLLVLPCVAAHLNQIILDSLLVNFWLRKDTVSYNAKVN